The Alteripontixanthobacter sp. genome has a window encoding:
- a CDS encoding DUF2842 domain-containing protein produces MREEPTWRIPVGILALVIGLTAYALFFVGISDWITRQHVALQTIIYIVLGTAWLLPLRRFLIWMETGKWSAPDKAE; encoded by the coding sequence ATGCGTGAAGAACCGACCTGGCGCATTCCGGTGGGGATCCTGGCGCTGGTCATAGGACTGACCGCCTACGCCCTGTTTTTCGTAGGCATATCCGACTGGATCACGCGCCAGCATGTCGCGCTGCAGACGATCATTTACATCGTGCTCGGCACGGCCTGGCTGTTGCCGCTGCGACGTTTCCTGATCTGGATGGAAACCGGCAAATGGAGCGCACCGGACAAGGCCGAATAG
- a CDS encoding 5-formyltetrahydrofolate cyclo-ligase codes for MSKTDLRKQLRMARKEHAAAQPDSIRALLFKRPPAPLLDLIPQGATIGLYHANSDEAPAAGYARFFSEAGHPIALPRFSNCEAPMEFARHSDPFGETDLEQGAFGMMQPLADAPTEKPDVLFVPLVGFTADGERLGQGGGHYDRWLAEHPETIAIGMAWDVQLTETLPSEPHDRSLAAVVTPTRLYGPFEEADNA; via the coding sequence ATCAGCAAAACAGACCTTCGCAAACAGCTCCGCATGGCCCGGAAGGAACATGCCGCAGCGCAGCCGGACTCGATCCGGGCGCTGCTGTTCAAACGCCCGCCCGCGCCGCTGCTCGATCTGATCCCGCAAGGTGCAACTATCGGGCTGTATCACGCCAATTCGGACGAAGCGCCGGCGGCCGGATACGCCAGGTTTTTCTCCGAGGCTGGCCACCCTATCGCCCTCCCCCGGTTCTCCAATTGCGAGGCGCCGATGGAATTTGCGCGGCACAGCGATCCGTTCGGCGAAACCGATCTGGAACAGGGCGCTTTCGGCATGATGCAGCCGCTTGCCGATGCCCCGACCGAAAAGCCTGATGTGCTGTTCGTGCCGCTGGTCGGGTTTACTGCGGATGGCGAACGGCTCGGCCAGGGCGGCGGACATTACGATCGCTGGCTGGCGGAGCATCCTGAGACGATCGCGATCGGGATGGCGTGGGACGTTCAATTGACCGAGACATTGCCCAGCGAACCGCACGACCGTTCGCTGGCGGCAGTCGTCACCCCCACTCGCCTTTATGGCCCATTCGAGGAAGCCGATAATGCGTGA